From a region of the Geitlerinema sp. PCC 9228 genome:
- the groES gene encoding co-chaperone GroES: MAAVSLSVSSVQPLGDRVFIKVSQSEEKTAGGILLPDTAKEKPQIGEVAAVGSGKRNDDGSRQPMEVKVGDKILYSKYAGTEVKLGDEDYVLLAERDILAVVS; the protein is encoded by the coding sequence TGCAGTTTCTCTAAGTGTATCTAGCGTTCAACCCTTGGGCGATCGCGTCTTTATCAAAGTAAGCCAATCAGAAGAAAAAACCGCCGGAGGTATTTTACTACCCGACACCGCCAAAGAAAAACCACAAATCGGCGAAGTAGCCGCTGTTGGTTCCGGCAAACGCAACGACGACGGTAGCCGGCAGCCCATGGAAGTGAAAGTAGGCGATAAAATTCTCTACTCCAAATACGCAGGCACCGAAGTCAAACTGGGCGACGAAGACTACGTATTGCTCGCCGAAAGAGATATTTTAGCGGTTGTTTCCTAA